One region of Litorilinea aerophila genomic DNA includes:
- a CDS encoding ABC transporter permease, translating into MSSTTSAPPSASSPSFQERLDHWRSFGQSSRLLRPIHRLLGLAELAVFRLRYYSGLSLLALIGVILAVGLVTSAAFFAQAVDTVMMRRELDEYSRITQRPPFSARVFAASSTSVPLTLERAETLGGHVGDTLAGEVGLPVARMTLLADSGVMELRPPADSQYAGSRALEDVSVIYLQDVQDHIAVEGAPLDDGASGPRLEVWMHQSLAERLGVQLDDPFELHASSAEGNLPIVVRGFWQSLDPKDAYWTNDPDQTLRTKLLVRRNDYISHVEPYLAVKVRTATWHVVLDEHRAQPAQARQYKEGFERAAIIIQKYLPDARLTAPTVSLEKFVGRQTALTTLLLGFNVPALGFLIYFLVLTSAVIAYWQRRETAILLSRGIPRLSILNYTLIEGSLLFLIGCPLGLLFGVLVARLMGYAESFLSFSPRPPLPVSLHGLNLPLTLATLGVVLVAKLWTVAAASKETVVSQQREHARPSRGPFWYRNFLDLLLILPTLYAYQQLLNRGSLGALIQDRPEDLYQDPLLILVPALFIVVLSLLVMRLFPLFMALLDRAAAFLPSFTGYLALRQLGRQSQNYINPLLLVIVSLALGVYTLSMAASMDQWLVDRVYYRVGADLTFTPYLESEAISATPGGGADWIPPDDEFAALPGVVAATRVGDYPAEIRLATRSGGIEARFLGLDRVKFPQVAWFRNDFARESLGSLMNRLALVPDGILVSQRFLEENTLQIGDKVSILVIPDFGASVNTQFTVVGTYEYFPTVYEDTVTVVGNLEYIFSFFGVGMPHNIWLRLAPGVNGQAVREAIPTTGIEAVNVQDTQAILAEEQAQMERVGVFGTLTVSFLAAAAMAALGLLTYSYASLHERLFQFSVLRAVGLRRIQIVAQVVMEYAVLTLYGAAAGVFCGRLAAQLFVPLFRVSSSGPGTPLPPLLPVIADEQILPMALTFAGVMVVLEVLIISSAFYRRLFEALRLGHQA; encoded by the coding sequence ATGAGTTCGACCACCAGCGCTCCTCCGTCTGCTTCCTCACCGTCGTTCCAGGAACGGCTCGACCACTGGCGCTCCTTCGGCCAGTCATCGCGCCTCCTGCGGCCGATACACCGACTCCTGGGCCTGGCCGAGCTGGCCGTCTTTCGCCTGCGCTACTATTCCGGCCTGAGCTTGCTGGCCCTCATCGGTGTGATCCTGGCTGTGGGCCTGGTGACCAGCGCCGCCTTCTTCGCCCAGGCAGTGGACACGGTGATGATGCGCCGGGAGCTGGACGAGTACAGCCGCATCACCCAACGCCCACCCTTCTCCGCGCGGGTCTTCGCCGCCTCCAGCACCAGCGTCCCCCTCACCCTGGAACGGGCCGAAACCCTGGGCGGCCACGTGGGCGATACCCTCGCAGGCGAAGTGGGTCTGCCGGTGGCCCGGATGACCCTGCTGGCCGACAGCGGCGTCATGGAGCTGCGCCCGCCGGCGGATAGCCAGTACGCCGGCAGCCGGGCCCTGGAGGATGTCAGCGTCATCTACCTCCAGGATGTCCAGGATCACATTGCCGTGGAGGGCGCGCCCCTGGACGACGGCGCCTCCGGCCCGCGGCTGGAGGTCTGGATGCACCAGAGCCTGGCCGAGCGCCTGGGCGTCCAGCTAGATGACCCCTTCGAACTTCATGCCAGCAGCGCCGAAGGCAACCTGCCCATCGTGGTCCGGGGCTTCTGGCAATCCCTGGACCCCAAGGATGCCTACTGGACCAACGACCCGGACCAGACCCTGCGCACCAAGCTCCTGGTCCGCCGCAACGACTACATCAGCCACGTGGAGCCCTACCTGGCGGTCAAGGTGCGCACGGCCACCTGGCACGTGGTGTTGGATGAACACCGGGCCCAGCCGGCCCAGGCCCGCCAGTACAAGGAGGGCTTTGAGCGGGCGGCCATCATCATCCAGAAATACCTGCCCGACGCCCGGCTGACTGCGCCCACCGTCTCCCTGGAGAAGTTTGTCGGCCGGCAGACGGCCCTGACCACCCTGCTGCTGGGTTTCAACGTGCCCGCGCTGGGCTTTCTCATCTATTTTCTGGTGTTGACTTCGGCCGTTATCGCCTACTGGCAGCGGCGGGAGACGGCCATCCTCCTCAGCCGGGGCATTCCCAGGCTGAGCATCCTCAACTACACCCTGATCGAGGGGAGCCTCCTGTTTCTCATCGGCTGCCCCCTGGGCCTGCTGTTCGGGGTGTTGGTGGCCCGGCTCATGGGATACGCGGAAAGCTTCCTCTCCTTTAGCCCACGGCCGCCTCTGCCCGTCTCCCTCCACGGCCTCAACCTGCCCTTGACCCTGGCCACCCTGGGCGTGGTCCTGGTGGCCAAGCTGTGGACGGTGGCCGCGGCCAGCAAGGAAACAGTGGTCTCCCAACAGCGGGAGCATGCGCGGCCATCCCGGGGCCCCTTCTGGTATCGCAATTTCCTGGATCTGCTGCTGATCCTGCCCACCCTGTACGCCTACCAGCAACTGTTGAACCGGGGCTCTCTGGGCGCCCTGATCCAGGACCGCCCGGAGGATCTCTACCAGGATCCCCTCCTGATCCTGGTGCCGGCCCTGTTTATCGTGGTCCTGTCCCTGTTGGTGATGCGCCTCTTCCCCCTCTTCATGGCCCTGTTGGATCGGGCGGCTGCCTTCCTGCCCTCGTTCACCGGCTACCTGGCCCTGCGGCAACTGGGCCGCCAGAGCCAGAACTACATCAACCCCCTCCTGTTGGTGATCGTCTCCCTGGCCCTGGGGGTCTATACCCTCTCCATGGCCGCCAGCATGGACCAGTGGCTGGTGGACCGGGTCTACTACCGGGTGGGCGCGGACCTGACCTTCACGCCGTACCTGGAGAGTGAGGCCATCTCGGCCACGCCGGGCGGCGGCGCAGACTGGATTCCTCCGGACGATGAGTTCGCCGCGCTGCCAGGGGTGGTGGCGGCCACCCGGGTGGGCGATTACCCGGCCGAGATTCGCCTGGCTACCCGCAGCGGCGGCATCGAGGCCCGCTTCCTGGGCCTGGACCGGGTCAAGTTTCCCCAGGTGGCCTGGTTCCGCAACGATTTCGCCCGGGAATCCCTGGGCAGCCTGATGAACCGCTTGGCCCTGGTGCCGGACGGCATCCTGGTCTCCCAACGCTTCCTGGAAGAGAACACCCTCCAGATCGGCGACAAGGTGAGCATCCTGGTGATCCCGGATTTCGGCGCCAGCGTCAACACCCAGTTCACGGTGGTGGGGACCTACGAATACTTCCCCACGGTCTACGAGGACACGGTGACGGTGGTGGGGAACCTGGAGTACATCTTCTCCTTCTTCGGCGTGGGCATGCCCCACAACATCTGGTTGCGCCTGGCACCGGGCGTCAACGGGCAGGCCGTCCGGGAAGCCATCCCCACCACCGGCATCGAGGCGGTGAACGTGCAGGACACCCAGGCCATCCTGGCCGAGGAGCAGGCCCAGATGGAGCGGGTGGGCGTCTTTGGCACCCTGACGGTGAGCTTTCTGGCGGCAGCTGCCATGGCGGCCCTGGGGTTGTTGACCTACAGCTACGCCTCCCTCCACGAACGCCTCTTCCAGTTTTCCGTTCTGCGGGCCGTGGGCCTGCGGCGGATTCAAATCGTAGCCCAGGTGGTGATGGAGTATGCCGTGCTGACCCTGTACGGCGCGGCGGCGGGGGTTTTCTGTGGGCGGCTGGCGGCCCAGCTCTTCGTCCCCCTCTTCCGGGTCTCCAGCAGCGGGCCAGGTACACCCCTGCCCCCCCTGCTGCCGGTGATTGCAGACGAGCAGATCCTGCCCATGGCCCTCACCTTCGCCGGCGTCATGGTGGTGCTGGAGGTGCTCATCATCTCATCGGCCTTCTACCGTCGCCTGTTCGAGGCCCTGCGGCTGGGCCACCAGGCCTGA
- a CDS encoding ABC transporter substrate-binding protein, whose translation MTKQASEKRTEKSRTDMNRRDFLRLSGLATAGVIAAACGGGQTAAPAAAPSGGEAAGGAAAPAEGAAQRLKDVPRERTLIVMWAGTDGQFTDVGLANGYATGSKNGHRAVLGAFEPLFYYSAFADEVIPWLATDAQYNDDYTELTVKIREGVEWSDGTPFTANDVAFTLQMLKDNEPFLRDSTAIKAWVESTEVVDDLTVVIKFYEPRPRFLFDKLYGKFDTGIWWVPAHIFKDVDEIQGFGFYDLEKGWPVVTGPYNVVDWTPQQQTMDRRDDWWAAKIGFAELPEIERIIVIPWTSEERASQLMILNEIDSSLDLRATTISQVVAQNPAVITHTGRELPYGYIDWWPTSFWFNCDEPPFNDPNVRWAVSYTIDRQQMLDVALEGSGILTELPFPYYPPLMPYIEATKPLLEQYPTNEHNLDKAAERMRAAGYEKDSEGFWVKDGQRVEASIVGGAIFNDIGPVLAEQLRRGGFEAEYITPADAGTRRSDGTAKISLFGHGGSIADPFDTLDMYTSKYYRPTGEPAQFFSRYRNPEYDAILEEMASMRPDPDDPQYMDLYLAAIEIYLRDLIDCPIQQWLHRIPMNTTYWTNWPTQDNNYVNGAFWHQTVGLILHNLKATQA comes from the coding sequence ATGACGAAGCAAGCGTCCGAGAAGCGGACCGAGAAGTCGCGCACCGACATGAACCGTCGGGACTTTCTGCGCTTGAGTGGTCTGGCCACGGCTGGCGTGATTGCGGCAGCCTGTGGCGGTGGGCAGACGGCTGCCCCGGCCGCGGCCCCCAGCGGGGGTGAGGCAGCCGGGGGGGCCGCGGCGCCGGCCGAGGGCGCTGCCCAAAGGCTCAAAGATGTTCCTCGAGAGCGGACTTTGATAGTAATGTGGGCTGGCACTGATGGCCAATTTACCGATGTTGGTTTGGCGAATGGTTATGCGACTGGAAGTAAGAATGGGCATCGGGCCGTACTAGGTGCATTTGAACCTCTTTTTTACTATTCAGCCTTCGCTGATGAAGTGATTCCGTGGTTGGCAACCGACGCTCAGTATAATGACGATTATACTGAGTTAACTGTCAAGATTCGCGAAGGTGTCGAATGGAGTGATGGTACGCCGTTTACTGCTAATGATGTGGCCTTTACACTCCAGATGTTGAAGGATAATGAGCCGTTTTTGCGTGATTCAACAGCGATCAAGGCATGGGTTGAATCCACGGAGGTAGTAGATGATCTTACTGTAGTCATCAAATTTTATGAACCACGTCCACGGTTCTTGTTTGATAAGCTATACGGCAAATTCGACACCGGCATCTGGTGGGTCCCTGCCCACATCTTTAAAGATGTCGATGAGATCCAAGGCTTTGGGTTTTACGACTTAGAAAAGGGGTGGCCGGTCGTTACAGGTCCTTATAATGTTGTGGACTGGACTCCTCAACAACAGACTATGGATCGGAGGGACGACTGGTGGGCTGCCAAAATTGGTTTTGCTGAGCTCCCGGAGATTGAGCGCATCATTGTCATACCGTGGACTAGCGAAGAACGGGCTTCTCAGCTTATGATTTTGAACGAGATTGATTCAAGTTTGGATTTGCGAGCAACGACAATTTCCCAGGTTGTAGCTCAAAATCCGGCAGTGATCACGCATACGGGACGAGAATTGCCGTATGGGTATATTGACTGGTGGCCAACTTCCTTCTGGTTCAATTGTGATGAGCCGCCCTTTAATGATCCGAATGTTCGGTGGGCTGTGAGCTACACTATTGATCGACAGCAGATGTTAGATGTGGCTCTGGAAGGATCCGGGATCCTCACAGAGCTACCGTTTCCATATTATCCTCCTTTGATGCCCTATATCGAGGCCACCAAGCCCTTACTCGAGCAGTATCCGACGAATGAGCACAACTTGGATAAAGCTGCAGAACGAATGCGGGCGGCAGGCTACGAAAAGGATTCTGAGGGCTTCTGGGTCAAAGATGGCCAGCGAGTTGAAGCTTCTATTGTTGGTGGTGCCATTTTTAACGACATTGGACCAGTTTTAGCTGAGCAACTTCGTCGCGGTGGCTTCGAAGCTGAATACATAACTCCTGCAGATGCTGGCACACGTCGTTCAGATGGTACCGCTAAGATCAGCCTCTTTGGTCATGGCGGCAGTATTGCGGATCCCTTTGATACTCTAGATATGTACACTAGTAAATACTATCGGCCGACCGGTGAACCAGCACAATTTTTCTCGCGATACCGCAATCCTGAATATGATGCTATCTTGGAGGAGATGGCGTCTATGAGGCCCGATCCCGACGATCCGCAATATATGGATCTGTATTTGGCGGCCATCGAAATCTACCTTCGTGATCTCATTGACTGCCCCATTCAGCAATGGCTCCATCGGATCCCTATGAATACTACCTATTGGACCAACTGGCCGACCCAAGACAATAACTATGTTAACGGGGCGTTCTGGCATCAAACAGTTGGTCTGATACTCCATAACCTGAAGGCTACGCAGGCCTAA
- a CDS encoding ABC transporter permease, with translation MRYSWSFVLRRFGQLLLVVWAAATLNFFIPKLTPRNPLREKLLAEATRSGYIAPGFEEMVQAYETKFGLDRPLWQQYLTYLGDVVRGDLGYSIANYPKTVWELILEGLPWTIGLLLTTTLLAFLIGSLLGALMAWPKASHWFRYILPSLLIFGAIPAYVIALTLIYFVAFRWKLVPLGGGYSIGSTPSLTMSFILDVLHHSILPALALVLAGAGGWAIGMRGMMVTVQGEDYMTFAEAKGLKEWRLFLKYGVRNALLPQVTSLALALSFIVSGSVLVELVMGYPGLGTLLARSINQLDYFMIYGIVFVIVVAIAVTMFIMDMIYPLLDPRISYERH, from the coding sequence ATGAGATACTCATGGTCTTTTGTACTTAGAAGGTTTGGGCAACTGCTTCTTGTGGTTTGGGCAGCGGCAACGTTAAATTTCTTCATTCCTAAGTTAACTCCCCGCAATCCACTTCGTGAAAAATTGTTAGCGGAGGCAACCCGTAGTGGTTATATTGCACCTGGTTTTGAAGAGATGGTGCAAGCTTACGAGACTAAGTTTGGGTTAGATCGTCCATTATGGCAACAATATCTTACTTATTTAGGGGATGTTGTACGGGGTGACTTAGGCTATTCCATCGCCAATTACCCCAAAACTGTTTGGGAGCTTATTCTTGAAGGATTACCCTGGACAATAGGATTACTGTTAACTACTACTTTGCTAGCCTTTCTAATCGGCTCCTTGCTAGGAGCTTTAATGGCATGGCCCAAAGCATCCCATTGGTTTAGATATATTTTGCCCTCTTTACTGATCTTCGGAGCCATTCCGGCGTACGTTATTGCACTTACCTTGATTTACTTTGTTGCATTTCGCTGGAAGCTAGTTCCACTGGGCGGAGGCTATAGTATTGGCTCGACCCCAAGTTTGACAATGTCATTCATTCTTGATGTTTTGCACCATTCAATTCTACCAGCACTGGCTTTAGTATTAGCTGGGGCAGGTGGATGGGCTATAGGTATGCGTGGGATGATGGTAACAGTCCAAGGAGAAGATTATATGACTTTTGCAGAAGCTAAAGGGTTAAAAGAGTGGCGATTGTTTTTGAAATATGGTGTGCGTAATGCTTTATTACCTCAAGTAACAAGTCTTGCACTTGCCCTTAGCTTTATCGTGTCCGGTTCCGTCCTGGTGGAGTTAGTGATGGGATATCCGGGTTTAGGGACGTTATTAGCCCGTTCTATTAACCAGCTCGATTACTTTATGATTTATGGCATAGTCTTTGTGATCGTGGTTGCTATTGCTGTGACGATGTTTATCATGGATATGATTTATCCTCTGTTAGATCCACGCATCTCATACGAGCGGCATTGA
- a CDS encoding ABC transporter permease yields the protein MNQLLSILQYLRRNKSLALGLGILVFLTLFTVVGLQFIDRKVDPYPLAAPASIPPTLSYCPRTEPDCPNPKAYPFGTDAQGRDLFAVAVTGTWMTLQIGFLAGGIGLVVGTFLGFTSAFYGGLYDAVIRLSVDVLLTVPGLLVLVVIASSLGDKNITVTGMGLIISLLAWRGPARVIRSQVLSMRERSYVMMARLNGMSNMAIIFKEMMPNLLPYLGASLVSAVTSAIFASMGLAALGLGPLREPTLGVTIYWVINQSAFLRGLWWWGAVPITIVALVFVMLFLISIGLDELANPRVRRAR from the coding sequence ATGAATCAGTTGCTCTCAATATTGCAATATTTGCGACGTAACAAATCACTTGCTCTTGGATTAGGCATTTTGGTTTTCCTTACCTTATTTACAGTTGTGGGACTCCAGTTTATAGATCGGAAGGTAGATCCATATCCGCTAGCAGCGCCTGCAAGTATTCCTCCGACATTATCTTACTGTCCTCGCACGGAACCTGATTGCCCGAACCCAAAAGCATACCCTTTCGGGACAGATGCGCAGGGAAGGGATCTGTTTGCCGTCGCAGTTACGGGAACATGGATGACTCTTCAGATTGGCTTCCTCGCCGGTGGTATAGGCCTGGTGGTGGGAACTTTCCTGGGGTTCACCTCCGCTTTCTATGGTGGCCTTTATGACGCAGTCATTCGGCTATCTGTAGATGTGCTTTTAACAGTTCCAGGTCTTTTAGTGTTAGTAGTGATTGCCTCCTCATTGGGAGACAAAAATATCACTGTCACAGGAATGGGATTGATCATTTCGCTACTTGCTTGGCGAGGACCTGCTCGGGTGATTCGTTCGCAAGTTTTAAGTATGCGTGAACGTTCTTACGTAATGATGGCTCGTTTGAACGGCATGTCCAATATGGCCATCATTTTTAAAGAGATGATGCCGAATCTTCTACCGTATCTCGGAGCCAGTTTAGTTAGCGCTGTAACTAGTGCCATTTTCGCCTCAATGGGGTTAGCTGCGTTGGGGCTAGGCCCTTTGCGCGAGCCCACATTGGGCGTGACCATTTACTGGGTGATTAACCAGAGTGCATTTCTACGTGGGTTATGGTGGTGGGGTGCAGTTCCCATTACAATTGTTGCTTTAGTATTTGTAATGCTTTTTCTGATTTCAATCGGCCTGGATGAGCTGGCCAATCCTCGAGTGCGGAGGGCCCGGTGA
- a CDS encoding ABC transporter ATP-binding protein, translating into MSEKPILRIKDLDVRYYTDAGIVRANNQINLELKPGERVGLVGESGSGKSTLALAILRMIKPPGTIAGGEIWLDDIELTRLSEERMRQIRGKDISMVPQGAMNSLNPVMRIKDQIIDTMIDHDLGLSRAEMEELAIEALRATELDPKVGNMYPHELSGGMKQRACIAISVAMNPKVIIADEPTSALDVITQRQVMETLGRLQERLGSAIILIGHDMGLMAQFVDRIAVMYAGWMMELGKIEDVFTNPLNPYTQLLISSLPLLDRRGEFSGIPGITPPLTDLPPGCVFNDRCPQAMAVCRTAMPPLREHEPEHLAACYLYENGIKVTEERHDEAVRAQ; encoded by the coding sequence GTGAGCGAGAAACCCATCCTGCGAATTAAAGATCTGGACGTCCGCTACTACACCGACGCGGGGATCGTCCGGGCCAACAACCAGATCAACCTGGAACTCAAGCCCGGCGAGCGGGTGGGCCTGGTGGGCGAATCCGGCTCCGGTAAGTCGACCTTAGCCCTGGCCATCCTGCGCATGATTAAACCGCCGGGCACCATCGCTGGCGGCGAGATCTGGCTGGACGACATCGAGTTGACCCGGCTCTCTGAAGAGCGTATGCGCCAGATTCGGGGTAAGGATATCAGCATGGTTCCCCAGGGAGCCATGAACTCCCTGAACCCGGTCATGCGCATCAAAGACCAGATCATCGACACCATGATCGACCACGACCTGGGCCTGAGCCGGGCCGAGATGGAAGAGCTGGCCATCGAGGCCCTGCGGGCTACCGAGCTGGATCCCAAAGTGGGCAACATGTATCCCCACGAGCTCAGCGGCGGCATGAAGCAGCGGGCCTGTATCGCCATCAGCGTGGCCATGAACCCCAAGGTGATCATTGCCGACGAGCCCACCAGCGCCCTGGATGTGATTACCCAGCGCCAGGTGATGGAAACCCTGGGCCGGCTACAGGAACGGCTGGGCAGCGCCATCATCCTCATCGGCCACGATATGGGCCTCATGGCCCAATTTGTGGACCGGATTGCGGTGATGTATGCCGGCTGGATGATGGAGCTGGGCAAGATCGAGGATGTCTTCACCAACCCCCTCAATCCTTACACCCAGCTCCTGATCAGCAGCCTGCCTCTCCTGGACCGCCGGGGCGAGTTCTCCGGCATCCCCGGCATTACCCCACCGCTGACCGACCTCCCGCCGGGCTGTGTCTTCAATGACCGCTGTCCCCAGGCCATGGCCGTCTGCCGGACCGCCATGCCTCCCCTGCGGGAGCATGAGCCCGAGCACCTGGCGGCCTGTTACCTGTATGAGAATGGAATCAAAGTGACCGAGGAACGTCATGACGAAGCTGTTAGAGCTCAATAA
- a CDS encoding ABC transporter ATP-binding protein yields MTKLLELNNVTKVFKGGTVALDDISFSVDAASPSVIAVAGESGSGKSTLGLITLGFLEPTKGTVLYKGQDIHKLRGEAQFAFRKEVQAIFQDPFAVYNPFYKVDHLFYEAIKNFKLANSKDEAQRLIVEALESVGLRPDETLGRFPHQLSGGQRQRLVVARALLLQPQLLVADEPVSMVDASLRATILKSLRKLNDEYKITILYITHDLTTAYHVSDYIMILYKGSVMEAGDVESVIRDPKHPYTQLLIDSIPWPDLQRTWGQKEIIIPDGTEVIGKGCKFASRCPHVMSICREARPPLYFPNGESRVAACYLYEGQPTLSRDDVGDLFATVAHKQAAPVAAD; encoded by the coding sequence ATGACGAAGCTGTTAGAGCTCAATAACGTCACCAAAGTCTTCAAGGGTGGCACAGTCGCCCTGGACGACATCTCGTTTTCGGTGGATGCCGCGTCCCCCAGCGTGATCGCTGTGGCCGGCGAAAGCGGCAGCGGTAAATCTACCCTGGGGCTGATTACCCTGGGCTTTCTGGAGCCCACTAAGGGTACCGTCCTCTACAAAGGGCAGGATATTCACAAGCTGCGCGGGGAAGCCCAATTCGCCTTCCGTAAGGAAGTCCAGGCTATTTTCCAGGATCCCTTCGCTGTCTACAACCCCTTTTACAAGGTGGACCACCTCTTCTACGAGGCCATCAAGAATTTCAAGCTGGCCAATTCCAAGGATGAAGCCCAGCGCCTCATTGTGGAGGCCCTGGAGAGCGTAGGCCTGCGGCCCGATGAGACATTGGGCCGTTTCCCCCACCAGCTCAGCGGCGGCCAGCGCCAGCGGCTGGTAGTAGCCCGGGCCCTGCTGCTTCAGCCCCAACTGCTGGTGGCCGATGAGCCGGTCTCCATGGTGGATGCCTCCCTGCGGGCCACCATTCTGAAGAGCCTGCGCAAGCTGAACGACGAATACAAGATCACCATCCTCTACATCACCCACGACCTGACCACCGCCTACCACGTCAGCGACTACATCATGATCCTGTACAAGGGCTCGGTGATGGAGGCCGGCGATGTGGAGTCGGTGATCCGGGACCCGAAACATCCCTACACCCAGCTGCTCATCGACTCCATCCCCTGGCCGGATCTCCAGCGGACCTGGGGCCAGAAGGAGATCATCATTCCCGACGGCACGGAGGTTATCGGCAAGGGGTGTAAGTTTGCCAGCCGTTGCCCCCACGTGATGTCCATCTGCCGGGAGGCCCGGCCGCCCCTCTATTTTCCCAACGGCGAGAGCCGGGTGGCCGCCTGCTACCTGTACGAAGGCCAGCCCACCCTGTCCCGGGACGATGTGGGGGATCTCTTCGCCACGGTGGCCCACAAGCAGGCGGCGCCCGTCGCGGCGGACTGA
- a CDS encoding thiamine pyrophosphate-binding protein has protein sequence MTVSRENSKLVYQGIKEAGIRFITALPETWLVYLLQMAEDDPEMTLIEVAREEEAVGIAAGAYFAGTPNLMLLQNHGFFGAINGIVSLALLYSVPLCMLIAHRGHMGEPYPWHTRGGILTEPILRSMGIPFDYARDPRQVGRQIREAHTLSLSSLSPVALLLTRDLMEGSV, from the coding sequence ATGACTGTTTCGCGCGAGAATTCCAAGCTGGTCTACCAGGGCATCAAAGAGGCAGGGATCCGCTTCATCACCGCGCTGCCAGAGACCTGGCTGGTCTATCTGCTGCAGATGGCGGAGGACGACCCGGAGATGACCCTGATCGAGGTGGCCCGGGAGGAGGAGGCCGTGGGCATCGCCGCGGGGGCCTACTTCGCCGGTACCCCCAACCTGATGCTGCTGCAAAACCATGGCTTCTTCGGTGCCATCAACGGCATCGTCTCCCTGGCCCTGCTCTACAGCGTGCCCCTCTGCATGTTGATTGCCCACCGGGGCCACATGGGCGAGCCCTACCCCTGGCACACCCGGGGCGGCATCCTCACGGAGCCCATCTTGCGCAGCATGGGGATCCCCTTCGACTACGCCCGCGACCCGCGACAGGTGGGCCGCCAGATCCGGGAAGCCCACACCCTCTCCCTGAGCTCCCTGTCGCCGGTGGCGCTCCTGCTGACCCGGGACCTGATGGAGGGGAGCGTGTAG
- a CDS encoding thiamine pyrophosphate-dependent enzyme yields MKRAECIQALYPELEQCLVVTIMGACAQELYDLGHRENFFYLQHAMGLASSIGLGLALNLPEEKVVVLDGDGSVLMNLGTLTTLARYRPRNLVHIIFDNGSLLSTGGFPSHTAAGPTDLAAMARGAGIPHVADVRTLYDFVAAAADAFERQDLSVIVARVEATGPDHYGMDLKLPENAFRFERYIRSRRRQAISA; encoded by the coding sequence ATGAAACGGGCTGAATGCATCCAGGCGCTCTACCCGGAGCTGGAGCAGTGCCTGGTGGTGACCATCATGGGGGCCTGCGCCCAGGAACTCTATGACCTGGGACATCGGGAGAATTTCTTCTACCTTCAGCATGCCATGGGCCTGGCTTCGTCCATCGGCCTGGGGCTGGCCCTGAACCTGCCCGAGGAGAAGGTGGTGGTCCTGGACGGCGATGGCTCGGTGCTCATGAACCTGGGCACCCTGACCACCCTGGCCCGCTACCGGCCCCGAAACCTGGTGCACATCATCTTCGACAACGGCAGCCTCCTCTCCACCGGCGGCTTCCCCTCCCACACGGCGGCCGGTCCCACGGACCTGGCGGCCATGGCCCGGGGAGCAGGCATTCCCCACGTGGCGGACGTGCGCACCCTCTACGACTTTGTGGCGGCCGCAGCCGATGCCTTCGAGCGCCAGGATCTGAGCGTGATCGTCGCCCGGGTGGAGGCTACCGGCCCTGACCACTACGGCATGGACCTGAAGCTGCCCGAGAATGCCTTCCGTTTTGAGCGTTACATCCGTTCCCGGCGTCGGCAGGCCATCTCGGCCTGA